In Hyphomicrobium denitrificans 1NES1, one DNA window encodes the following:
- a CDS encoding TonB-dependent receptor, translating to MAGRILAAAWGLTLAFAVVGPASALAQESGGATTAQPPAAPNAPSPNTPSEQTAPTQAPSTETPNQQSTTPGTENPSTVLPEVQVIQQQQKAKPKPVKQAVKPKKAPTPVAAAPAPPPSPAAIEAAQPSEIKMSPVAGSEIPLAKVPIGVSSVTAADVQRTGDVTVQNVLETRVPGIIVNDMQGNEFQTEVQYRGFSSSPVNGVPQGLAVYQNGVRINEAFGDIVNWDFLPSNAISNMTVMSSNPVFGLNAIGGAISIDMRDGFNFHGAEFDVRGGSFGRIQGSGAIGAQSGNWAMFIAAEDINDDGWRQFSPAEIHRMYADLGFKNRDAEFHVNFTGADNFVGAVTAAPVQLLDEGWNRVYTNPQTTQNDMEMVSINGSVKATNTLTFSGVTYYRHFQQAHLDGNILEVEDCGDGNLCLDGDPLTTSGGAEIPSSVGGGAPLGSLDRISQNTDSFGGSLQAVERAKLFDHNNQFLLGGSIDHGHVIYGANSALGAIGPNFTISPLGIPLTGPADISPRSLTTTNDYYGLYFTDTFDVNDRLSLTVGGRYNFARVTLEDKTGEDPFLNGSHTYQRFNPMGGATYELAKGLTFYTSYAEANRAPTPAELACADPDNPCIIESFLTGDPPLKQVVSRTGEVGFRGESLNALTNEKINWSFGLFRTLNQDDIISVASPTSGRGFFQNAGDTLRQGIEASISYQTQRLFLYANYAFIDPTFQSSLELASPNNPSPDVVPCAGDPTEKCINVRPGDRLPGVPRHRFKAGFDYWLTPKWKFGSDLIASSDQVFFGDEANLNKPLAGYAQVNLHTSYDITDHIQIYGLINNLFDNRYGTFGNYFNTAEGTEASLGTIDFIEGTEASLGTIDFTDARTIVPSMPFAAYGGMKFKF from the coding sequence ATGGCTGGACGGATCCTTGCGGCAGCATGGGGGCTCACCCTTGCTTTCGCAGTCGTTGGACCAGCCTCCGCGCTAGCGCAAGAATCAGGCGGGGCGACGACAGCGCAACCGCCGGCCGCACCGAACGCGCCTTCACCTAACACACCGAGCGAGCAGACCGCTCCTACGCAGGCACCTTCTACGGAAACGCCAAATCAGCAATCGACGACACCGGGAACAGAAAATCCGAGCACGGTACTCCCAGAAGTGCAGGTGATCCAGCAACAGCAGAAAGCGAAGCCGAAACCCGTCAAGCAGGCTGTGAAACCTAAGAAGGCCCCAACGCCTGTCGCAGCAGCGCCAGCGCCCCCGCCAAGTCCAGCCGCCATCGAAGCGGCTCAGCCGTCCGAGATAAAGATGTCCCCTGTTGCGGGGAGCGAAATTCCGCTCGCAAAAGTTCCAATTGGCGTGAGCAGTGTGACCGCGGCAGACGTCCAGCGCACCGGCGATGTGACCGTGCAGAATGTACTGGAAACGCGCGTTCCCGGCATCATCGTAAATGATATGCAGGGCAACGAATTCCAAACGGAAGTACAGTATCGCGGATTTTCGTCGTCACCCGTCAACGGCGTGCCGCAAGGTCTGGCCGTCTATCAAAACGGCGTGCGCATCAACGAGGCGTTCGGCGACATCGTCAATTGGGATTTCCTGCCGTCGAACGCAATCTCCAATATGACGGTGATGAGCAGCAACCCGGTGTTCGGCCTGAATGCCATCGGCGGCGCGATCAGCATCGATATGAGGGACGGGTTCAACTTCCACGGCGCTGAATTTGACGTTCGCGGCGGTTCGTTCGGGCGCATCCAAGGTTCGGGAGCTATCGGGGCGCAAAGCGGCAACTGGGCCATGTTCATCGCGGCCGAGGACATCAACGACGACGGCTGGCGCCAGTTTTCGCCTGCTGAAATTCACCGCATGTACGCCGACCTTGGGTTCAAGAATCGCGATGCCGAGTTTCACGTCAATTTCACTGGCGCGGATAATTTCGTCGGCGCTGTAACGGCTGCGCCCGTTCAGTTGCTCGATGAAGGTTGGAACCGCGTCTATACCAATCCGCAGACCACCCAGAATGACATGGAGATGGTCTCGATCAATGGGTCCGTGAAGGCGACGAATACGCTGACGTTCTCCGGCGTTACGTATTACCGGCATTTCCAGCAGGCCCATCTCGACGGTAACATTTTGGAGGTGGAGGACTGCGGCGATGGCAACCTTTGTCTTGATGGCGACCCGCTGACGACCTCCGGAGGCGCCGAGATACCATCGTCCGTTGGCGGCGGCGCTCCGCTCGGATCGCTCGACCGGATATCCCAAAATACCGACAGTTTCGGCGGGTCGCTGCAGGCCGTCGAACGAGCAAAGCTTTTCGACCACAACAACCAGTTCCTGCTTGGCGGCAGCATCGATCACGGTCACGTCATCTATGGAGCAAACAGTGCCCTTGGTGCAATCGGACCGAATTTCACCATTTCGCCGCTCGGCATCCCCCTGACGGGGCCGGCGGATATCTCACCACGCAGTTTGACGACGACCAACGATTATTACGGCCTCTATTTCACCGATACCTTCGACGTCAACGATCGCCTCAGTCTGACCGTCGGCGGACGCTACAACTTCGCAAGAGTGACGTTGGAAGACAAAACCGGCGAGGATCCGTTCTTGAACGGATCGCACACCTATCAGCGCTTCAACCCGATGGGTGGCGCAACGTATGAACTGGCAAAAGGCCTGACCTTCTATACGAGCTACGCCGAGGCGAACCGCGCACCGACGCCAGCCGAACTTGCGTGCGCCGATCCTGACAATCCTTGCATCATTGAGAGCTTCCTCACTGGCGACCCTCCGCTGAAACAGGTGGTGTCGCGCACCGGTGAAGTGGGATTTCGCGGCGAATCTCTAAACGCGCTGACGAATGAAAAGATCAACTGGAGCTTCGGACTCTTCAGGACGCTCAATCAAGACGATATCATTAGCGTTGCTTCCCCGACATCCGGACGCGGCTTCTTCCAGAATGCCGGCGATACCCTGCGCCAGGGTATCGAAGCGTCCATCAGCTACCAAACGCAGCGTTTGTTCCTTTATGCAAATTACGCCTTCATCGATCCGACGTTTCAATCGTCGCTCGAGCTTGCATCGCCGAACAATCCGTCACCCGACGTCGTGCCCTGCGCTGGCGATCCGACCGAGAAATGCATCAACGTTCGGCCGGGTGACAGGCTTCCAGGCGTGCCTCGACACCGCTTCAAGGCCGGATTCGATTATTGGCTGACGCCGAAATGGAAGTTCGGCTCCGATCTCATCGCTTCAAGTGACCAAGTTTTCTTCGGTGATGAAGCAAACCTGAACAAACCTCTTGCCGGCTACGCGCAGGTGAACCTTCACACCTCATACGACATCACCGATCACATCCAAATCTACGGATTGATCAACAACCTCTTCGACAACCGCTATGGGACCTTCGGAAACTATTTCAACACCGCGGAAGGCACCGAAGCCTCCCTCGGTACGATCGATTTCATCGAAGGCACCGAAGCCTCCCTCGGTACGATCGATTTCACCGACGCGCGGACCATCGTTCCTTCCATGCCGTTCGCCGCGTATGGTGGCATGAAGTTCAAGTTCTAA
- a CDS encoding ferredoxin reductase family protein, protein MRVIKYSFWIFLAALTALWFVAEPRAFAPDNFFAFRSVMMQYTGILAIGCMSLAMVLALRPRWPEPWFGGLDKMYRLHKWLGIGALVMAVLHWLWANGPRWAVSLGLLERPARGPRPHAASQVEQTLSSLRHSAEQGGEWAFYVAVLLIAIALIQRIPYRFFYQTHKLLAAAYLVLVFHSIVLTRFFYWSSPIGIVTAVLMAGGVWAAVNVLLGRVGIHRRVLGRIASLDYYPGVRVLEAGIDVPSGWPGHQPGQFAFATSDPSEGAHPYTIASAWSATNRRINFIVKELGDHTRRLRDKLVVGQEVRIEGPYGCFTFNDTCPHQIWIGAGIGITPFIARMKYLAQLRKNDQALPPQKIDLFHPTADYDEVAERKLRADAEAAGVRLHFLVDARHGLLNGERIRAEIPDWPEASIWFCGPSRFGEALRRDFAQKRFPVHERFHQELFAMR, encoded by the coding sequence ATGCGTGTAATCAAATACTCTTTCTGGATCTTCTTGGCAGCGCTGACTGCGTTGTGGTTTGTCGCCGAGCCCCGGGCATTCGCACCGGACAATTTCTTCGCTTTCCGCTCGGTGATGATGCAATACACGGGCATTCTCGCCATTGGCTGCATGAGCCTCGCCATGGTGCTCGCGCTTCGCCCACGATGGCCCGAGCCGTGGTTCGGCGGCTTGGACAAGATGTACCGTCTGCACAAGTGGTTGGGCATCGGCGCTCTGGTTATGGCCGTCTTGCACTGGTTGTGGGCCAACGGGCCGAGGTGGGCTGTAAGCCTCGGGCTTCTCGAACGTCCAGCGCGCGGACCGAGGCCACACGCAGCAAGTCAGGTCGAGCAGACCCTGTCGAGTCTCCGCCATAGTGCCGAGCAAGGCGGCGAATGGGCTTTCTACGTGGCCGTCCTGCTCATTGCCATTGCTCTCATCCAGCGCATTCCTTACCGCTTCTTCTATCAAACCCACAAGCTGCTCGCCGCCGCCTATCTCGTGCTGGTCTTCCACTCCATCGTGCTCACCAGGTTCTTCTACTGGTCGTCTCCCATCGGCATCGTCACGGCGGTGTTGATGGCCGGTGGCGTATGGGCCGCCGTTAACGTCCTCCTGGGTCGCGTGGGCATTCACCGGCGCGTCCTGGGCCGCATCGCGTCTCTTGATTATTATCCTGGTGTTAGGGTTCTCGAAGCCGGGATCGATGTTCCCTCCGGATGGCCCGGCCATCAACCCGGTCAATTCGCTTTCGCCACGTCAGACCCAAGCGAGGGCGCACACCCCTACACCATCGCCTCCGCATGGAGCGCAACTAACCGCCGCATCAATTTCATTGTGAAGGAGCTAGGCGATCATACCCGCCGGCTCAGGGACAAGCTTGTCGTAGGACAAGAGGTCAGGATTGAAGGACCTTATGGATGCTTCACCTTCAACGACACCTGTCCGCATCAAATCTGGATCGGTGCCGGCATCGGCATCACCCCATTCATTGCCCGAATGAAATACCTCGCGCAGCTTCGCAAGAATGACCAAGCGCTTCCGCCCCAAAAGATCGACCTTTTTCATCCTACGGCCGATTACGATGAGGTGGCGGAGCGCAAGCTCAGAGCGGATGCGGAGGCCGCCGGCGTGCGCCTGCATTTCCTTGTCGACGCGCGCCATGGGCTTCTCAATGGCGAGCGTATTCGCGCCGAAATTCCGGACTGGCCGGAAGCGAGCATCTGGTTTTGCGGTCCGTCGAGGTTCGGCGAAGCCCTGCGGCGGGATTTCGCCCAGAAACGGTTCCCGGTTCACGAGCGGTTTCATCAGGAACTTTTTGCGATGCGCTGA
- a CDS encoding efflux RND transporter permease subunit → MLRRLIEFSLTQRIFMLAMSCLVAAGGFYAFRTIPIDAFPNISPVQVKMILKAPGMTPEEVETRIITPIEMELLGIPGQTVLRSAAKYAIADITLDFADGTDIYWARQQVAERLAGVRADLPKDVTGGLAPVSTPLSDVFMFTIEGGDLTLEQRRSLLDWTIRPALRTIPGVADVNALGGMVRTFEIIPNQAELASAGLGIPDLAAAIESNNRNDGAGRLHEGEKALVVRAHGAIETPKDLAQIVLKRDGSRVLRLGDVAKIEIGSLTRYGAVTKDGKGETVEGLVLSLRGADASAIVKSVRQRLEDLKASLPQGVRIDVFYDRSDLIASAVGTVKKALLEATVLVVLLLVAFLGNLRAALVVAVTLPLAALMTFVMMHLFGMSANLMSLGGLAIAIGLIVDAAVVVVENTVERLQHNQGSAAVPKLHTVYQAASEVAVPVAAGILIICLVFLPLLSLQGLEGKLFGPVSLTIIFALSSSLILSLTLIPVFASLMLNVSPHSEPLLMRFLNRGYRALLKVCLAFPLPVYLVAVMGIGLMGVAYSAIGKSFMPTMDEGAVIMQITKHPSINLQASIEGDLQIQRTLKEKVPEIERIVARVGSDELGLDPMGLNETDTFMVLKPKHEWRVPDKAWLMEQLRAAMADLPGYEFAFTQPIEMRTNEMLTGARGDLAVKIFGPDIKTLSNLAGKIQETLSKVAGAAEVSTVANDTVDYLQINVDRLAAGRTGLSATRLQDELRSTLEGSTAGIVAEPGRRTNIILRGAQNVREAPAIFAATQLAAGDGGLVRVGDVAKLERVAGPVKIDRENASRFAIVQAYVTGRDLVGFVEEAQRAAAAQVPLPQGYYLVWGGQFENQRRAAARLAIVVPIALGLIFGVLFAVLRSIRQALLILVNVPFALVGGVLALWVSGEYLSVPASVGFIALLGIAVLNGLVLVSHFNELLAVGASVAEAVFEGALRRLRPVLMTASIAAFGLVPLLFANGPGSEIQKPLAIVVIGGLATSTALTLILLPILFRRFGIAGERPTNPTGQLAWTNSFVSSRSSVLPTAPTASSN, encoded by the coding sequence ATGTTGCGCCGTCTCATCGAGTTCTCCCTCACGCAGCGGATCTTTATGCTGGCGATGTCCTGCCTTGTTGCGGCTGGCGGTTTCTATGCTTTCCGGACAATTCCAATCGACGCATTTCCGAACATCTCGCCCGTTCAGGTGAAGATGATCCTGAAAGCCCCGGGCATGACGCCGGAGGAGGTGGAGACAAGGATCATTACCCCGATCGAGATGGAGCTACTCGGCATCCCGGGGCAAACGGTCCTGCGGTCGGCGGCAAAATACGCGATTGCCGATATCACTCTCGATTTTGCCGATGGAACCGACATCTACTGGGCGCGTCAGCAAGTTGCGGAACGCCTGGCTGGTGTGCGCGCCGATCTGCCCAAGGACGTCACAGGCGGCCTTGCGCCGGTCTCCACACCGCTTTCAGACGTCTTCATGTTCACAATCGAGGGCGGCGACTTGACGCTCGAACAGCGCCGCAGCCTGCTTGATTGGACGATACGTCCGGCGCTTCGTACCATTCCCGGCGTTGCCGACGTCAATGCCCTCGGCGGCATGGTTCGGACGTTCGAAATCATACCCAACCAAGCCGAGCTTGCGTCCGCCGGCCTCGGCATTCCGGATCTTGCCGCCGCCATCGAGTCGAATAATCGCAACGACGGTGCAGGGAGATTGCACGAAGGCGAAAAGGCGCTCGTCGTGCGCGCTCACGGAGCTATCGAGACTCCCAAAGACCTCGCGCAGATTGTCCTTAAACGGGATGGCTCGCGAGTGTTGCGTCTTGGCGATGTCGCGAAGATTGAGATCGGGAGTCTGACTCGATACGGCGCTGTTACCAAGGATGGAAAGGGCGAAACCGTTGAAGGCTTGGTCTTGTCGTTGCGCGGCGCCGACGCCAGCGCCATCGTCAAATCCGTTCGACAGCGGCTCGAGGATCTAAAGGCCAGTTTACCGCAAGGGGTGCGGATCGACGTTTTCTATGATCGCTCCGATCTCATCGCCAGTGCGGTCGGCACGGTAAAAAAAGCACTGCTTGAGGCCACGGTTCTCGTGGTGCTCTTGCTGGTGGCCTTCCTAGGAAACTTGCGCGCAGCGCTCGTCGTCGCTGTTACGTTGCCGCTCGCCGCTCTCATGACGTTCGTCATGATGCATCTTTTCGGCATGTCGGCGAACCTGATGAGCCTCGGCGGACTGGCGATTGCTATCGGCCTCATCGTCGATGCAGCGGTTGTCGTTGTCGAGAACACGGTCGAACGGCTTCAGCACAATCAAGGATCCGCAGCGGTACCAAAGCTGCACACCGTCTATCAGGCTGCGAGCGAGGTCGCAGTACCTGTCGCAGCCGGTATTCTGATCATCTGTCTCGTATTTCTGCCGTTGCTGTCACTGCAGGGCCTCGAAGGCAAGCTGTTCGGCCCGGTCTCACTTACGATCATCTTCGCCTTGAGTAGCTCACTGATTTTGTCGCTCACCCTGATCCCCGTTTTTGCCTCGCTGATGCTCAACGTCAGTCCGCATTCGGAACCGCTGCTGATGCGGTTTCTCAATCGGGGCTATCGCGCACTGCTCAAAGTCTGCCTTGCCTTCCCGCTGCCGGTTTATCTGGTCGCTGTCATGGGCATCGGTCTCATGGGTGTCGCTTATAGCGCAATCGGAAAATCGTTTATGCCGACGATGGATGAAGGGGCTGTGATTATGCAGATCACCAAGCATCCTTCGATCAATTTGCAGGCGAGCATCGAAGGCGACCTTCAAATCCAGCGCACACTTAAGGAAAAGGTGCCGGAAATCGAGCGCATCGTAGCGCGTGTCGGTTCAGACGAATTGGGGCTCGACCCCATGGGTCTCAACGAGACCGACACGTTCATGGTCCTAAAGCCGAAGCACGAGTGGCGCGTCCCGGATAAGGCGTGGCTTATGGAACAGCTTCGCGCGGCAATGGCAGATCTGCCAGGCTATGAGTTTGCGTTTACACAACCAATCGAGATGCGGACCAACGAAATGCTGACCGGGGCCCGCGGTGACCTCGCCGTCAAGATTTTCGGACCAGACATCAAAACGCTTTCGAATCTTGCGGGAAAAATTCAGGAGACGCTGAGCAAGGTGGCGGGCGCCGCGGAAGTTTCGACCGTCGCCAACGATACCGTCGACTATCTTCAAATCAATGTCGATCGTCTCGCCGCAGGCCGCACAGGCCTTTCGGCAACAAGGCTTCAGGATGAGCTTCGCTCAACTCTTGAGGGCTCCACCGCAGGCATCGTCGCGGAGCCGGGTCGCAGAACCAACATCATTCTACGCGGCGCACAGAACGTTCGTGAGGCGCCTGCGATTTTTGCTGCGACTCAGCTCGCGGCAGGTGATGGAGGCCTAGTTCGCGTCGGCGATGTTGCAAAGCTTGAGCGCGTCGCGGGCCCGGTCAAGATTGATCGCGAGAATGCGTCGCGTTTTGCCATCGTGCAGGCCTACGTTACCGGCCGCGATCTGGTGGGGTTTGTCGAGGAGGCCCAACGTGCCGCTGCCGCTCAGGTGCCGCTGCCCCAAGGTTACTACCTTGTTTGGGGCGGCCAGTTCGAAAACCAGCGTCGCGCCGCCGCCCGTCTCGCAATCGTCGTACCGATTGCACTTGGCCTGATCTTTGGCGTCCTCTTCGCCGTGCTGCGCTCGATCCGGCAGGCGCTTCTTATTCTTGTCAACGTACCGTTCGCTCTTGTTGGGGGTGTTCTCGCGCTTTGGGTTTCTGGCGAATACCTCTCGGTTCCCGCTTCGGTCGGTTTCATCGCGCTTCTCGGCATAGCCGTGCTGAATGGACTGGTGCTCGTCAGCCACTTCAACGAGTTGCTGGCCGTAGGCGCAAGCGTTGCCGAGGCCGTATTTGAGGGAGCGCTTCGGCGGCTTCGGCCAGTGCTGATGACCGCCAGCATCGCCGCGTTCGGGCTCGTCCCTCTGCTGTTCGCCAATGGCCCGGGCTCCGAAATCCAGAAGCCGCTCGCCATCGTTGTCATTGGCGGTCTCGCGACCTCAACCGCGCTGACACTTATCCTGCTGCCGATTCTGTTTCGCCGTTTCGGAATAGCCGGAGAACGGCCCACGAACCCAACCGGACAACTCGCATGGACAAATTCCTTTGTAAGCTCACGCTCGTCTGTCCTCCCGACAGCGCCGACCGCATCATCGAACTGA
- a CDS encoding efflux RND transporter periplasmic adaptor subunit, translating into MSITSEQVRRLNIKLEPVRSASTETVAVLPGIVVPPLNSRLVAAAPFAGTVNQVHVLPGQHVSKGTPMITVSSRELLEVQSQLAQSEAELQTAEAIARRRRALADKNYQNPTLADEAEAQVAKVRAVLEQHKRATALNGIIAREDGLYTIPAPSDGTVAETRVMPGDKIEAMAATVTIDTSDELWVEIQTPADVIARVKPGDVVQIIDGPEGRVVSVGGSLDRITRSAVMFATIPADSHLLPGQMVTVSILRPTVTGALNVPASAVVKIDNRPAVFVRSESGFTLVAVELRGSSPKNATILGPVASKAQVATSGLPQLERLLAGE; encoded by the coding sequence GTGAGCATTACCTCTGAGCAGGTCAGGCGTCTCAACATCAAGCTTGAACCCGTGCGATCCGCCAGCACGGAAACGGTCGCTGTCCTGCCCGGCATCGTGGTCCCACCCTTGAACTCGCGGCTTGTTGCCGCCGCACCCTTCGCGGGCACCGTGAACCAAGTGCACGTTCTGCCGGGGCAACACGTCAGCAAGGGCACGCCCATGATCACGGTTTCCAGCCGCGAGCTGCTCGAAGTCCAAAGCCAGCTCGCGCAATCGGAGGCTGAGCTGCAGACGGCAGAGGCCATCGCGCGGCGAAGACGTGCGCTCGCCGATAAGAACTATCAAAATCCCACACTGGCAGACGAAGCGGAGGCGCAGGTCGCGAAGGTCCGCGCTGTTCTTGAGCAGCATAAGCGCGCGACGGCGCTGAACGGAATAATCGCCAGAGAGGACGGGCTATACACCATCCCTGCGCCGTCCGATGGAACGGTGGCGGAAACTCGCGTCATGCCCGGCGACAAAATCGAGGCGATGGCCGCGACTGTCACCATCGACACCAGCGACGAGCTATGGGTCGAGATCCAGACGCCGGCCGACGTCATTGCGCGCGTCAAACCCGGTGACGTCGTACAAATCATCGACGGGCCTGAGGGCAGGGTGGTTTCTGTTGGAGGTTCTCTCGACCGGATAACGCGCTCCGCAGTGATGTTTGCAACCATCCCTGCCGACTCCCACCTCCTTCCCGGCCAGATGGTCACCGTCAGCATTCTGCGTCCAACCGTAACAGGCGCCCTGAATGTACCCGCTTCGGCTGTCGTCAAAATCGACAATCGACCAGCGGTATTTGTGCGCAGCGAATCGGGATTCACGCTCGTGGCCGTGGAACTGCGCGGCAGCTCTCCCAAGAACGCAACGATCTTAGGCCCAGTGGCAAGCAAAGCGCAGGTCGCAACGAGCGGTCTCCCACAGCTTGAGCGGCTATTGGCAGGAGAGTAG
- a CDS encoding c-type cytochrome: MSPRLTEVARALTIQTCAPNATLLDWEHLSFSDLRQGAAFLARTYWRNPSTIWETLMSKLSCALAIATTIVATPFLSFAQDADLTALGEQTYFTYCAACHSVENRPPLFAESLKEEIPDLTGIAKRNGGHFPDQDVAETIRNGGISGHGTMRLLSWEKYFRKELSEKEAEQLVLALTAYLRTHQEK; the protein is encoded by the coding sequence ATGTCGCCAAGGCTGACCGAAGTGGCGAGGGCGCTGACGATTCAGACCTGCGCACCGAATGCGACACTCCTTGATTGGGAACACCTGAGCTTCAGTGATTTGCGTCAAGGCGCCGCGTTCCTAGCTCGGACTTACTGGCGAAATCCGTCAACCATTTGGGAGACGCTGATGTCGAAGCTATCGTGCGCATTGGCCATTGCAACTACCATCGTTGCTACCCCTTTCCTCTCATTTGCCCAAGACGCCGATCTCACCGCGCTCGGAGAGCAGACGTACTTTACATACTGCGCCGCGTGTCACAGCGTTGAAAACAGACCGCCGCTGTTCGCGGAGTCCCTGAAAGAAGAGATCCCCGACCTTACCGGAATTGCCAAACGAAACGGAGGGCACTTTCCGGACCAGGACGTGGCCGAAACCATCCGCAACGGCGGCATCAGTGGGCATGGTACGATGCGCCTGCTCTCCTGGGAAAAGTATTTCCGCAAGGAACTTTCCGAAAAGGAAGCGGAACAGCTCGTCTTGGCCTTGACCGCTTATCTCAGGACGCATCAAGAAAAATAA
- a CDS encoding response regulator transcription factor, with protein sequence MIVLESANTREKTIRILLIEDDDEIADRLVAGLARAGFTVERADNGADGYAMGMEDAYAAAILDLGLPQMQGLDVLKRWRASDRKIPVLILTARGTWAEKVDGLNAGADDYITKPFHIPEVAARLKALIRRASGIASPVLTHRGISLDTASSRVCQNGESIELTARELKMLTYFMHRIGRVVSQAELIDHLYALEDSRESNTIEVYISRLRRKLGADVITTVRGLGYRMD encoded by the coding sequence ATGATCGTGCTAGAAAGCGCGAACACGCGGGAGAAGACCATTCGCATACTGCTGATCGAAGATGATGATGAAATCGCCGATCGGCTTGTTGCCGGTCTTGCGCGAGCGGGATTTACTGTCGAACGCGCCGACAACGGGGCTGATGGTTATGCCATGGGAATGGAAGACGCGTACGCCGCGGCAATCCTCGACCTCGGCCTTCCGCAGATGCAGGGCCTTGACGTTCTCAAGCGCTGGCGCGCGTCCGACCGCAAGATCCCCGTTTTGATTCTCACTGCGCGAGGCACATGGGCAGAGAAGGTCGACGGTCTTAACGCAGGCGCGGATGACTATATTACCAAGCCGTTCCACATCCCCGAGGTTGCAGCAAGGCTTAAGGCGCTGATCCGACGCGCCTCAGGAATTGCGAGCCCGGTGCTCACCCATCGCGGCATCTCGCTCGATACGGCTTCGAGCCGCGTCTGCCAAAATGGCGAGTCCATTGAATTGACTGCGCGTGAACTCAAGATGCTGACCTACTTCATGCATCGCATCGGCCGCGTCGTGTCGCAGGCCGAGTTGATCGATCATCTCTACGCTCTTGAGGACAGTCGGGAGTCAAATACCATCGAAGTTTACATCAGCCGCTTGAGGCGGAAGCTTGGCGCTGACGTCATCACGACAGTGCGCGGGCTCGGGTACCGGATGGACTGA
- a CDS encoding DUF3240 family protein has protein sequence MDKFLCKLTLVCPPDSADRIIELMLSLDPPIPGFTTWDAEGHGFGFAGATVNERVRGRVKKNLITAVIERAEAERLLQIVAQKVPVPHLTFWIEPVERFGRLQPLKPTRTNPLDRETCQ, from the coding sequence ATGGACAAATTCCTTTGTAAGCTCACGCTCGTCTGTCCTCCCGACAGCGCCGACCGCATCATCGAACTGATGCTTTCGTTGGATCCGCCCATTCCAGGCTTCACGACATGGGATGCGGAAGGCCATGGCTTTGGATTCGCAGGCGCCACGGTGAACGAACGTGTGCGGGGGCGCGTCAAGAAGAACCTCATAACCGCAGTCATTGAGCGGGCCGAAGCAGAGCGTCTTTTGCAAATCGTCGCGCAAAAAGTCCCGGTTCCTCACCTCACTTTCTGGATCGAACCCGTTGAGCGTTTTGGCCGGCTGCAGCCGTTGAAACCAACCCGCACGAATCCCCTCGATCGGGAGACATGCCAATGA